Below is a genomic region from Nitrospirota bacterium.
CTCATACTCCTTATTGTCGCAGTCATCGGGACAACAAAGATAGTTGTTAATAATAACATGGTTAAGTGGTTTAAGCCTGCAAGTGAGGTAAGAACAGCAGACAGGGTGATGAATGCTGCACTCGGTGGAACATCTCTCGGCTATGTCGTGAGTATCTCGAAAGAAGAAGACTTTATAAAGACCCCTGAGGCAATGCGATATATCGAAGGACTTCAGAGACATCTTGAAAAACTCTCTGTGGTTGGTAAGACCACATCTGTTGTGGATTATGTAAAGAGAATAAATCGCGTTCTTCATAATGACGACCCTGAATACGATGTAGTACCGGAGACAAAGGAGACAATAGGACAATATCTCTTTTTATTCAGCATGTCTGCAAAACCATCTGATCTGGATAATGTTGTGGACTATCCGTTTCAGAAGGCGAATATATGGGTACAGCTAAAGACATGGGATGCACAGGCAATGAGGGATGTAATAAAGGCAGTGGATGAATACAAAAAGGCTCATCCCACTCCTATGGAATTCAAGCCATCAGGCATTGCCTATTTCAATCTCGTATGGAACGATGAAGTGCTCTGGGATATGGTAAGGGGCTTTATAATTGCCTTGATAGCTGTTTTCGTTATCCTCGCCTTTAATTTCCGCTCCCTTAAATGGGCAATAGTTGGATACATTCCCCTCCTTTTTACGGTACTCCTTATATATGGAGTAGTGGGTTACATCGGCAAGGATTTTGACATGCCAATATCTGTGCTTTCCTGCCTTTCACTCGGTATGGCTGTTGACTTTGCTATTCATTTTATAAGCAGGTTTAAACAGAGATTAGTCGAAAGTCAGGAGTCAGGAGTCGGGAGTCAAGAAAAAGAAAAACTCTCGACTCTCGACTCTCGACTATTGACTGATTCGTTATTGTGGACCGCTGCGAGGCCCGGCAAAGGGATAATGCGTAATGCAGTACTCTTTGCGGCTGCATTCTCTGTAATGCTGTTTGCATCATTAACACCGTATATCACTGTAGGTGCATTTATTGTGAGTATGATGATGCTGAGTGCTTTAATGACAATAATCTATTTGCCAGCTCTGATAACATTGATGCAGGGCTGGCTATTTAAGATGGGGAAGAAATGAGCAAAAAGGTTCTCATAATTTGTATGGTATTTGTTGGAGTAGTTCTTGGTGCCTATTTTTATGTAAAAGAGGTGATGTTCAAATCCCCAGAGAATTGTAATGTCTGCCATTTCATGACCCCCTTTTATAAGAAGTGGGAGACATCAACCCATAACAGGGTTGATTGCCTTAAGTGTCATGTTTATACGCCTCTCAATGCGGTCTCAGGCCAGCTAAGACTTTGGGCAGGGACATACAATCCGAGGCCCAGGACTACTGTTCTCGATAAGAATTGCCTCCAGTCAGGCTGCCATGACAGGCGACTGATCGAATCAAAGGCCATATCTACAAAGAGGGGCATAAACTTCGACCATATGCCACATTTTACAGAGATAAAAAGAGGTATAAAGCTCCATTGTAGAAGCTGCCATTCAGACATAGTTCAGGGGGAACATGTGAAGATTTCGATGGATGTATGTTTTCTCTGCCACTTTAAAGGAGTCTCCCCTGGTCAGGCGGTTACAGGATGTCCTTCATGCCATACAGCTCCGAAGCAGCCCATAGTGGTGAAGGGTAAGACCTTTTCCCATGATGAGGCAATGAAGGCAGGATATAAATGCAACCAATGCCATACAGAAGTAACAAGGGGTAAGGGCATCGTCCCCAAGGAGAAGTGTTATTTTTGCCATGTAGAGAAGACTGAGATGTACGAGGACGTTAGATTCATGCATTTAAACCATGTCACAAAGAATCAGCTTGACTGCCTCTGGTGTCACCCAAGGATAGAACACGGGAAAATAAGAATCGCTGAGAAGTTCCCACCAAAAAATAAGGAGGTAAGGTAAATATGGTAAGAGTCAAAAAAGTTCTGGTTATACTTCTTGTTTCTACCTTTTTCCTGCCTCTGACCTCTTGTGTAGAAAGACAGTCAGACCCAGAGAAATTGGAGCAATTGATAAAGAAGATTAATGAACGACAGTCTAATAATATCAAGAGATTTGAGAAGAAAGTCGAGGCTTACTTCTTTGAGACTCAAAGTCCTGGGGTAATTAAGAGTTTGATTAAAGAGTTTCCTCCAGGAGAGGTAGTTGCGATACTTGTCTTATCAAATCTGTCAAAATGGCAGGTCAAGGAGATTGCGAAAATGAGGAAAACACAGATGAGCTGGCGAGATATAGCAGGGCAGATAGGTGCAAAACTCAAAAATGTGATTAAGGAAGTGAAGGACTTTCGACTTGCCATAGGCTGAGAGTAGATTAAAACAGGGGCGTGACCCCTGAATGATTAAAAGTTTAAGAGTTTAATATTTCTGTCATTCCCCGACTTGATCGGGGAATCCAGAACTTCATGGATGCCCGATTAAGAACTTCGGGCATGACGGAAAGAGAGTCCGGGAATGACGCATAATAGTACGTGTACCGTTACTAATGACCGTATTAGTAAAGGAATTTAAGGAGGAGGTAATGAGGAAGCTTAAAATGTGTTTGATTTTATCAGTTGTCATTATTTTCATGGCATTGCCAGCATTTGCACAGGATGACACGGCTAAAAAAATGTCTGATGTGCTAATGAAAGGTATGGCAGAAGGTCACTGGCAGGTGACTGCAGATGAAATCTATATGTGGATAAAGACAAAAAAGGCGGATTTCCTTGTTGTAGATGTCAGACCGAGATTGGAGGAGTACAAGGAAGGACATATTCCGGGGGCGATATACATACCTTATAATGAGATACTAAAACCAGAAAACCTTAAAAAACTCCCAAAAGACAAAAAGATAGTCCTTATCTGTGCTACAGGGCAGCTCCAGAATCTGCCGATAGTGCCTTTGAGGGTGCTCGGCTATGACGCCTACACAATGGCATTCGGCTATTCTGCATGGATTAAGGGTTACGGCGGAGGAGAGGCAATGAAAAGAGTAATAAACAAAGCAGCAACAAAAAATTACCCCATAAAGAAATGAGGAATCCCATATGAGAAATATTCTAACAAAACCATGGTCGTTTGTATGGGGCGGTTTTCTTGTCGGACTTGCAGAGGTGTTATATTTTCTCAAGTATGAGACACCCATACCGATAACAACAGGGCTTGCAAAGATGTTTGGCACTATCGAAGAAAATATCACTAAGACGGATTTGATTACAAGGGTCTACAGCGCTGATATCCACTGGGTCGTAGTTGGAATAATATTTGGAGCGTGTCTTGTGACATTGCTGGAGCGGGAAAGAAAGACATGGGTGAGATACCCATTGCGTACTGTGATTCTTGCCTTTGCTGGTGGGGCAATCTTTGGCTTTGGCACAAGGATTGCTCAGGGATGCACAACATGGCATTATCTTGGGGGAATCCCTGCCATGAGCCTCACATCTATAGTTGTTGCAATCGTAAGCATTCCCTTTGCATATCTCGCCTTTATGGTAATGGCAAAGTTGAATGTAGGAGGATTCATGAAACATCAGGAAGTAAAGACTACTGTCCTGAGATGTGTCGAACTTGAATACCAGATTGATACCCTGGGTTATGACCCTGAACACAAACCATATAAAGAACCCATTAGGCTTATCTTCACCAGTTTTTTCCTCCTATTGGTAGTATCAGTAGCCTGGACAACATTTAAAGGCGAATCACCAAATAGCATTGGTGAGCTGCCATTGGGTGGAATTCTGATTAAGGGGCTTGCTGGATTTCTTATGGGCTTTGGTATTGCTAAATCAGGATTTGGGACGGAATGTGCTGTAATGGCACCAAAGTCCCTCCTTTTTAAGCCAAAACATTTTGAGGCTATGAAGATAGCTAAGATAACCCAAACCATGTTTACAGGACTGATGCCCTTTGCTGGGCTTCTCGTTGCAATACTTATGCTTAATCTTACAATTCTGTTTACATGGATAGTTTTAGGATGGGATGTGCCAGTAGTGGTAGAATCAGGCAGGTATAAATGGGGATTCCACTTAGGACATCTCGTAGGTGGACCTCTGCTTGGTATTGGAGCAGTTCTAATGATAGGCTGTGAGATAAGATCATACGCAAGGCTCGGAATGGCATATCTTACGGGGCTGGCAGCCTTGCCTGGCTTCATACTGGGATATCTGCCATATACTTTATACAAGGACGAATTAGATGCGATCTTCTTCTCAAGGGGAATCCTGAAGGAAAAGAATATGCTTGAGCTTCTACCGGATAATCCGTATATCCAGTACGGCTTTGCATTCCTTTATACTGCTATTCTTTTTGCTCTCCTTATATGGGCGATAAAGAAAGGTTCACAGATAGCACGGGTAACGCCGAAGGAGTATGTCACTAAGTCTACAGATGAAGTATTTTTAAAGGGGCTACATGAAGAAAACAAAAAAGTTTATAAAGGAAAACAGGGGGTGTAAGATGATAGAAAGAATTCTTAGAGGGATAGCAGGAGTTGTAGTCTTGTTAAGTTTAATTCTGGCACAGGTGCATTCTCCTACATGGCTTATACTCACTGCAATAATGGGACTGAATCTCTTTCAGTCAGCCTTTACGAACTGGTGACCGATGATGCCAATCCTCAGGGCGATGGGGATAGATAAGAAAAGTGAGAAATAAGAAGTAGAAAGTAAAAAGTTACAAAACACTGATGTCATTCCTGCGAAAGCAGGAATCCAGACGCCATCCCCGTGAAAGGAGGGAACTATACAAAGGAATTGGATTCCTGTTTCCACAGGAAACCCTGGATTCCGTGTCAAGCACGGAATGACAGATAAAAGAAAAAGAGGAGGTTTAAGATGAGAAGGTTTTTGGTCTTTTTAGTAATGATATTGCTTCCGCTTGAGGCATTTGCCATTACAGCAGACGAAGTCATGAAAAAATCACAGGCTTCCTTTCTTTATCATGGCAAGGATTTTAAGGCAAGAGTGATGATGAAGCTCATAAGCAAAGGTGGGGCGGAGAGGATAAGGGAACTTACCATGTTGAGAAAGAATTATGGCGATGTAGGTGGAAATCAGAAGTATTTCATATACTTCTTCCAGCCTGCTGATGTCAGAGATATGACATTTATGGTTTATAAGTATCCTGCGAAAGACGATGACAGATGGCTCTTTGTCCCTGCCATAAACATGGTGAGACGCATTGCTGCACAGGACAAGCGTTCAAGTTTCGTAGGCTCTGATTTCACTTATGAAGATGTCTCTGGAAGGGACATCGAGGATGATACACATGCCATTGTAAAGGAAGAAAAACTTGGAGGGAAAGATTGTTATGTAATAAAGAGCACTCCAAAGGCAGGAGATGTAGATTACAGTTACAAACTCTCATGGATCGATAAAGCCAACTCTCTACCACTGAAGGAAGAATATTATGATAGGAAAAGAGAACTTTACAAGGTCTTCACAGCAGATGAGATAAAGGATGTAAAAGGATTTCCAACAGTCACAAAAAGGACGATGAAGAACCTCCAGAGCGGGCACAGGACTGAGGTCACATTCAAAAAGACAGAGTATAACATCGGATTACCTGACGATGCATTCACAGAAAGGTATCTCAGAAAACCTGAAAGAAGATGGATTGATTAAGGATTAAGAATTAAGGATTAAGGATTAAGAGTGTTAATAGTGTTTTTCCCATTGATAGTGTTGTTCATTGTAGCTCCTGCATTTGCTGAAGATATCTCTCTACATGGTTTTGTTCAGGGAAATTACTCGGCAAGGGTTACAGGAGACCGTCCACCAGAAAGCAAAGGCGGAGACCTCGTATGGGCAGATGAGAGGATTCAGCTTAAGATAGATGGAGGTATAAAGGCATTCAGGTTTTTTACAAAGACAGACCTCATAGGTGAACATATTAATGAAAAGGCAGATGTTGAATTCAGAGAGGCGTATGTGGACTATGCCGTAAAGAACTGGGATGCGAGGCTCGGCAAGCAGATGTTCACATGGGGCGTTGGAGATCTGATATTTATAAACGATGTATTTCCAAAGGATTATGAAGCATTCTTCTCTGGAAGACCCATGGAGTATCTAAAGAGAGGCGTTGATGCGGTAAAGGTAGGTCTTTATCCGAAGGTTACATCTATAGAACTTGTTGCGATTCCATTTTTTAAGTCCAATAATTACCCTAAGTCAGAGCGTTTCATCATGTATGATTCAATGCCTAATGTTAAAGAAAGGAGCGAAAAAGAGCCGAACCCGAGGGTAAAGAATACAGAGTATGCTGTCAGGATATACAGAGATATCCTCGGAATGGATGCCGCATTATATGCCTACAGGGGATTTCATAGAAAGCCCGCAATGATGGTTGATAATCCTGATTCCCCCAAGTATATAACATATTTTTATCCGAGGCTCTCTGTGTATGGTTTCAGCCTTCAGGGGAGGATGCTCGAGGGTGTAGTAAGCCTCGAAGGAGGTTATTATGATTCAAAGGAAGACAGGGCAGGGAAGAACTCGATGATACCAAATTCTCAGACAAGAGGACTCGTAGGATATAACAGGCAACTCTGGGAAGACTTTACGATTGGTATTCAATATTACAGCGAATATATGCATAGATATACAGAATACAAAAACTCGCTATCCCCAGGTTCTCCGAGAGATAAGAGATTAAAACAGCTGACAACTCTCAGGCTCACACAGCTTCTTAAATACCAGACGATAAAACTTTCGCTCTTTACATTTTATAGCCCCTCTGATAAGGATTATATGATTAACCCTGAATTTAAATACAGCCTCTCTGACCATGTATGGTTTGCAATCGGTGGAAATGTTTTCGGTGGAGGCAAACCTCATACAGAGTTCGGTCAACTCAACAAGGATGATAACATCTATACCGTCGTAAGATATGAATTTTAACTTTATTTCATGTTAATTTCATGTTAAAATGTGCGTGACGGAGGAGAAAGGTGAGAGTAGGTAAGATACTAACCCTTCTTATAATTCCTGCAATACTTTACACAAGTGAAGCCAAAGCTGTTCACACAGAGGATATTTCTGAACAGAAAAAGGCAACGGTCTATTTCAGTGCCATAACCCTTTACCATCCTATTGTAATGTATCAGAGATACCAGCCTCTCATGGACTATCTTACAAAAAATACACCATATAGGTTTGTGCTGAAACTCAGTCAGGACTACAGGGATATAATAAATTTTCTTAAAACCAACAAGGTGCAGGTTGCATTGCTCGGTGGTGTTACATATTCTATAGCAAAAAAGGAATTTGGTGTGATTCCAATCCTGAGACCTGTTGGTGCAGATGGTAAGCCTTTTTACAGATGTGTATTCATTACAAGAGCTGAAAACAAAGAGATTAACGCACTTTCAGACCTTAAAGGGAAATCTATTGCTTTTGCATCGAAACTATCAACCTCAGGGAACCTCGCACCCCTCTATCATCTTTATTTCAAAGGAGGTTTAAGACTTGAGGATTTTTCACGATATGTAAACTTGAAGTACCACGACTCTGTTGCAAGAGAAGTTTTGAGGGGAAACTTTGATGCAGGGGCTGTCATAGACTCTGTTGCAAACAGGTTTAAAGACAGAGGGCTAAAGATCATAGATATCTCTGACCCAATACCAGGACTGCCTATAGTTGTGCGGGCAGATGTATCACCTAAGATTATAGACGCCATAAAAAAAGCACTCCTCTCTTTAGATTACAACAATCCCAAACACCGCAAGATGATGGAGCAATGGGACGAAGAGTTCAGATACGGATTTGCTGAGGCAACAGACTATGATTATGAATCCATATGTAAAATGATGAACTATTTAAGTAAAAATGGTGTAAATATACAATGTTTAAAGAAGGGTATAAAGATACAATAAACAGTTCTGGCTACTAAACTGAACATATGGTTGAGAAACTCAAGAAGTGGATATTCAGCCTTCAGGGGAAGTTCATCCTTGTCGCATCTGTGTGTATTTTTATTTTTACTACGATAGGAATCTTCTTCATCCTCTCAAGAGAAGAGAAATTGTATAAGCAAGATATAATAAATCAGGGGAATGTTCTCGCCGAGATAAGCCGACTTATGTTGACAAATGTGATGGTATACAACGAACTTGGTATGATGGATGATCAGGATCTCATTGACTACCTTGACTATTTCATAATGAATTTAATTGAACGGGATAAGAGAGTAAGGTATGTAATGATTCTTGATAATAAGGGAGGGATTCTTGCTCATAGCGATATCTATGAGTATAGTAAGGTATATGTGGATGAATCGATATTGGGAGTTCTTACAAACCTTAAAACAGAGATAGCCTATAGAGGGTCACAGAAAGATCCGATTCTAAGAATAACAGCCCCCCTGAATATAGATACCAAGAATTGGGGTGTTATACGAATCGGACTTTCTATGAAAGAAGTCCATAAATCTGTGGATTCTCTGAAGAAGGAAATCACTACCATCGCCATTCTATTTTCTTTTCTCTCTCTCCTGATTATAAGTATCGGTGCAAAGGTTCTTTCAAAAC
It encodes:
- the phnD gene encoding phosphate/phosphite/phosphonate ABC transporter substrate-binding protein produces the protein MRVGKILTLLIIPAILYTSEAKAVHTEDISEQKKATVYFSAITLYHPIVMYQRYQPLMDYLTKNTPYRFVLKLSQDYRDIINFLKTNKVQVALLGGVTYSIAKKEFGVIPILRPVGADGKPFYRCVFITRAENKEINALSDLKGKSIAFASKLSTSGNLAPLYHLYFKGGLRLEDFSRYVNLKYHDSVAREVLRGNFDAGAVIDSVANRFKDRGLKIIDISDPIPGLPIVVRADVSPKIIDAIKKALLSLDYNNPKHRKMMEQWDEEFRYGFAEATDYDYESICKMMNYLSKNGVNIQCLKKGIKIQ
- a CDS encoding DUF2892 domain-containing protein; this translates as MIERILRGIAGVVVLLSLILAQVHSPTWLILTAIMGLNLFQSAFTNW
- a CDS encoding outer membrane lipoprotein-sorting protein, whose product is MRRFLVFLVMILLPLEAFAITADEVMKKSQASFLYHGKDFKARVMMKLISKGGAERIRELTMLRKNYGDVGGNQKYFIYFFQPADVRDMTFMVYKYPAKDDDRWLFVPAINMVRRIAAQDKRSSFVGSDFTYEDVSGRDIEDDTHAIVKEEKLGGKDCYVIKSTPKAGDVDYSYKLSWIDKANSLPLKEEYYDRKRELYKVFTADEIKDVKGFPTVTKRTMKNLQSGHRTEVTFKKTEYNIGLPDDAFTERYLRKPERRWID
- a CDS encoding YeeE/YedE thiosulfate transporter family protein, with protein sequence MRNILTKPWSFVWGGFLVGLAEVLYFLKYETPIPITTGLAKMFGTIEENITKTDLITRVYSADIHWVVVGIIFGACLVTLLERERKTWVRYPLRTVILAFAGGAIFGFGTRIAQGCTTWHYLGGIPAMSLTSIVVAIVSIPFAYLAFMVMAKLNVGGFMKHQEVKTTVLRCVELEYQIDTLGYDPEHKPYKEPIRLIFTSFFLLLVVSVAWTTFKGESPNSIGELPLGGILIKGLAGFLMGFGIAKSGFGTECAVMAPKSLLFKPKHFEAMKIAKITQTMFTGLMPFAGLLVAILMLNLTILFTWIVLGWDVPVVVESGRYKWGFHLGHLVGGPLLGIGAVLMIGCEIRSYARLGMAYLTGLAALPGFILGYLPYTLYKDELDAIFFSRGILKEKNMLELLPDNPYIQYGFAFLYTAILFALLIWAIKKGSQIARVTPKEYVTKSTDEVFLKGLHEENKKVYKGKQGV
- a CDS encoding rhodanese-like domain-containing protein gives rise to the protein MRKLKMCLILSVVIIFMALPAFAQDDTAKKMSDVLMKGMAEGHWQVTADEIYMWIKTKKADFLVVDVRPRLEEYKEGHIPGAIYIPYNEILKPENLKKLPKDKKIVLICATGQLQNLPIVPLRVLGYDAYTMAFGYSAWIKGYGGGEAMKRVINKAATKNYPIKK
- a CDS encoding cytochrome c3 family protein, which translates into the protein MSKKVLIICMVFVGVVLGAYFYVKEVMFKSPENCNVCHFMTPFYKKWETSTHNRVDCLKCHVYTPLNAVSGQLRLWAGTYNPRPRTTVLDKNCLQSGCHDRRLIESKAISTKRGINFDHMPHFTEIKRGIKLHCRSCHSDIVQGEHVKISMDVCFLCHFKGVSPGQAVTGCPSCHTAPKQPIVVKGKTFSHDEAMKAGYKCNQCHTEVTRGKGIVPKEKCYFCHVEKTEMYEDVRFMHLNHVTKNQLDCLWCHPRIEHGKIRIAEKFPPKNKEVR